In Candidatus Methylomirabilota bacterium, a single window of DNA contains:
- the pilM gene encoding type IV pilus assembly protein PilM, with amino-acid sequence MTLFGLGRKPTTFGLDIGTSAIKVVELAQSKGGLALKTYATVPLPRDVIAEGTIREPQVVTDAIKECVEKAGISGTSAVISVSGREAIVKRVPLPKVTPKELGDAIQLEAEHHIPFAIDDVFLDYQVVSQSANAMSVVLVATKKVKVLEYVAAVEAAGMDAVVVDLDAFAVQNQFELSSPGEATDAVALIDIGASVMKTNVIHGGACIFARDVPFGGNNYTDAIAQRLNVSTEVAEAAKQGREVGVNWDDLVPALEAVSRELSLEVQRTFDYFASTAESERIGKIVLSGGCSKLTGLDDFLGSSWGVPVELARPFQGIEHDVAQFADDDPEQIGPVLAVAVGLALRRPGDKPA; translated from the coding sequence ATGACGCTGTTTGGACTCGGTAGGAAGCCCACGACGTTCGGGCTCGACATTGGAACGAGTGCCATCAAGGTCGTCGAGCTCGCTCAGAGCAAGGGCGGTCTGGCTCTGAAGACGTACGCGACCGTTCCCCTTCCGCGCGACGTCATCGCGGAAGGAACGATCCGTGAGCCTCAGGTGGTGACCGACGCGATCAAGGAATGCGTCGAGAAGGCGGGAATCAGCGGCACCAGCGCGGTCATCTCCGTCTCCGGGCGCGAGGCGATCGTCAAGCGCGTGCCGCTTCCCAAGGTCACTCCGAAGGAGCTGGGGGACGCGATCCAGCTCGAGGCGGAGCACCACATCCCCTTCGCGATCGACGACGTATTCCTCGACTACCAGGTGGTCAGCCAGTCCGCCAACGCGATGTCGGTCGTGCTCGTCGCCACCAAGAAGGTCAAGGTGTTGGAGTACGTGGCGGCGGTCGAAGCGGCCGGCATGGACGCGGTGGTGGTCGATCTGGACGCCTTCGCGGTCCAGAACCAGTTCGAGCTGAGCAGCCCGGGCGAGGCCACCGACGCGGTCGCGTTGATCGACATCGGGGCCAGCGTCATGAAGACGAACGTGATCCACGGCGGCGCGTGCATCTTCGCGCGCGACGTGCCCTTCGGAGGCAACAACTACACCGACGCCATCGCCCAGCGCCTCAACGTCTCGACCGAAGTGGCCGAGGCGGCCAAGCAGGGGCGCGAGGTCGGGGTGAACTGGGACGATCTCGTCCCCGCCCTGGAAGCCGTATCGCGCGAGCTGTCGCTCGAGGTGCAGCGGACCTTCGACTACTTCGCCTCCACCGCGGAATCCGAACGGATCGGGAAGATCGTCCTTTCGGGCGGCTGCTCGAAGCTGACCGGCCTCGACGACTTCCTCGGATCCTCCTGGGGTGTACCCGTAGAGCTGGCTCGCCCCTTCCAGGGCATCGAGCACGACGTGGCGCAGTTCGCCGACGACGATCCCGAGCAGATCGGCCCCGTGTTGGCGGTGGCGGTCGGGCTCGCGCTCCGTCGGCCGGGAGACAAGCCCGCATGA
- the accC gene encoding acetyl-CoA carboxylase biotin carboxylase subunit: MFHKILIANRGEIALRVIRTCREMGIRTVIAHSTADADSLPVRLADESVCIGPPEARGSYLNIPSIISAAAITDSEAIHPGYGLLSENAAFAEICRACGITFIGPAPEAIRLMGDKAQAREMAKHAGAPVVPGSEGPVAGVDEAQGLADSIGYPVMVKAAAGGGGRGMRIVREREDLARAYATCQAEAGAAFGSSDLYLEKYVEDARHVEVQVLGDKSGMRLHLGERDCSVQRRHQKLLEESPAPALPPDTRTGLYKAALAVANAVNYVSAGTVEFLVDREGNFYFIEMNTRIQVEHPVTEMVTGLDIVREQIRIATGEPLGYKQSAVRFAGHAIECRINAEDPEHFVPSPGRISAWLAPGGPGVRVDSHLMAGYVVPPHYDSLIAKIIVHAHDRSEAIARMHRALSEIVIEGVKTTIPYHLKLLADPTFVAGESTLARLEQNL, from the coding sequence ATGTTCCACAAGATCCTCATTGCCAATCGGGGCGAGATCGCGCTCCGGGTGATCCGGACGTGTCGGGAGATGGGAATCCGCACCGTGATCGCCCACTCCACCGCGGATGCCGACTCGCTTCCGGTGCGCCTCGCCGACGAGTCGGTCTGCATCGGTCCTCCCGAGGCGCGCGGCAGTTACCTCAACATTCCCAGCATCATCTCGGCCGCCGCCATCACCGACAGCGAAGCGATCCATCCGGGCTACGGTCTGCTCTCCGAGAACGCCGCGTTTGCCGAGATCTGCCGCGCCTGCGGCATCACCTTCATCGGACCGGCCCCGGAGGCGATCCGGCTCATGGGTGACAAGGCCCAGGCGCGCGAGATGGCCAAGCACGCGGGCGCGCCGGTGGTACCGGGGAGCGAGGGTCCGGTCGCCGGCGTGGACGAGGCACAGGGCCTCGCCGATTCCATCGGCTACCCGGTGATGGTCAAGGCAGCCGCGGGCGGCGGCGGCCGCGGCATGCGCATCGTGCGCGAGCGTGAGGATCTGGCCCGCGCCTACGCGACCTGCCAGGCGGAGGCGGGCGCGGCCTTCGGCTCCTCCGACCTCTACCTCGAGAAGTACGTGGAAGACGCGCGTCACGTCGAGGTCCAGGTGCTGGGAGACAAGAGCGGCATGCGCCTGCATCTGGGCGAGCGCGACTGCTCGGTGCAACGACGTCACCAGAAGCTGCTGGAGGAATCCCCGGCACCCGCGCTTCCTCCCGACACCCGGACCGGCCTCTACAAGGCGGCGCTCGCGGTGGCCAACGCGGTGAACTACGTGTCGGCGGGCACCGTCGAGTTCCTGGTGGACCGCGAGGGCAACTTCTACTTCATCGAGATGAACACCCGGATCCAGGTCGAGCATCCGGTCACCGAGATGGTCACCGGGCTGGACATCGTGCGCGAGCAGATCCGGATCGCCACCGGAGAACCGCTCGGCTACAAGCAGAGCGCGGTCCGCTTCGCCGGCCATGCGATCGAATGCCGGATCAACGCGGAGGACCCCGAGCACTTCGTGCCCTCCCCGGGCCGGATCTCCGCGTGGCTCGCTCCGGGCGGGCCCGGCGTTCGCGTGGACAGCCACCTCATGGCGGGCTACGTGGTGCCCCCGCACTACGATTCGCTCATCGCCAAGATCATCGTGCACGCGCACGACCGGTCCGAGGCGATCGCCCGCATGCATCGGGCGCTGTCCGAGATCGTGATCGAGGGCGTGAAGACCACGATTCCCTATCACCTCAAGCTGCTGGCCGACCCGACGTTCGTGGCGGGCGAGTCCACGCTGGCCCGGCTCGAGCAGAATCTATAG
- the accB gene encoding acetyl-CoA carboxylase biotin carboxyl carrier protein encodes MAARRPARSSGGSGAPARFTVEQVVELAVRHNLAELEVEAAGIRIRIVREHAPAALAPRADREAGMVAVQQSAAPDLAESTAHLVPVEAPMVGTFYRAPKPDAPPFVVEGDVVKEGQVLCIVEAMKLMNEIEAKVGGRIVKVVAENGQPVEFGQPLFLMEPLR; translated from the coding sequence GTGGCCGCGCGGCGGCCGGCCCGTTCGTCCGGCGGCAGCGGCGCGCCGGCGCGCTTTACCGTCGAGCAGGTGGTCGAGCTGGCGGTGCGCCACAACCTGGCCGAGCTCGAGGTCGAGGCCGCGGGCATCCGGATCCGGATCGTGCGCGAGCACGCGCCGGCCGCGCTCGCTCCCCGCGCCGACCGCGAGGCGGGGATGGTCGCGGTGCAGCAGTCAGCCGCGCCGGATCTGGCGGAGTCCACCGCCCATCTCGTGCCGGTGGAAGCGCCGATGGTGGGCACCTTCTATCGCGCGCCCAAGCCCGACGCGCCGCCCTTCGTCGTGGAGGGCGACGTGGTCAAGGAAGGCCAGGTCCTCTGCATCGTCGAAGCCATGAAGCTGATGAACGAGATCGAGGCCAAGGTCGGCGGTCGCATCGTCAAGGTCGTGGCCGAGAACGGCCAGCCCGTCGAGTTCGGGCAGCCGCTGTTCCTGATGGAGCCGCTCCGCTGA
- a CDS encoding tetratricopeptide repeat protein codes for MTNPVSPVGGTLTPDDPATLSAIRRYEERLAKDSTSLAFAPLADAYRKTGRTGDAIRLCREGLERFPHYVTARLILAKALLDEGDADGALGEVRAILEARPHEAQAHRLAGDLYRRAGALGDAVRHLEQAVRLDPGDRESRAMLDVLGAGGAVPEGSALKQLLADDTFATLSFGTLCLEQGLIDEAAQIFLRLLARDLGHARAREGLEEALRLKTQRRKGS; via the coding sequence ATGACTAACCCGGTCTCTCCGGTCGGCGGGACCCTCACGCCCGATGATCCAGCAACCCTCAGCGCGATTCGCCGCTACGAGGAACGGCTGGCCAAGGACTCGACGTCGCTGGCCTTTGCCCCCCTGGCGGATGCCTATCGCAAGACCGGCCGCACCGGTGATGCGATCCGTCTATGTCGGGAGGGGCTGGAGCGCTTCCCTCACTACGTGACCGCCCGGCTCATCCTGGCCAAGGCGCTCCTCGACGAAGGCGATGCCGATGGAGCCCTCGGCGAGGTCCGGGCCATCCTCGAAGCGCGGCCGCACGAGGCGCAGGCGCATCGCCTGGCCGGCGATCTGTATCGGCGCGCGGGGGCACTCGGCGACGCGGTTCGTCATCTCGAGCAGGCAGTGCGACTCGACCCGGGTGATCGCGAGTCGCGCGCGATGCTCGACGTCCTGGGTGCCGGCGGCGCGGTGCCCGAAGGCTCGGCGCTCAAGCAATTACTGGCCGACGATACGTTCGCCACTCTGAGCTTCGGCACGCTCTGTCTCGAGCAGGGGCTGATCGACGAGGCGGCGCAGATCTTCCTGCGCCTGCTCGCCCGCGACCTAGGTCACGCTCGAGCCCGCGAGGGACTCGAGGAGGCGCTCCGACTCAAGACTCAACGACGGAAAGGGTCATGA
- a CDS encoding secretin N-terminal domain-containing protein translates to MKGGTDLMRSARIAGLAIAVSLAVAGVGSSQTTEVQLKDVSIERAFDGAAVTVKTTGPAQYEAKLIDSPTRLVIDLTGAVYGSPKVRWTSGVEPVKEVRGSQWRKGIARIVVEMTKADVGYRIDETPDGLVVAVESSNARSSEAKPEAVSKPGSAKVSTGVTDAPKSAVRPAAMAKGVEAKPLDKPVIVPASVDVATEGPKPAVNPVVVAATTPTEKPMPVAAAASKEPTAPAPGIAAATPTTNPAPAVTLQPPAPVRQMVAQAATPTPPPPPASAPATGEKLISMDFKDADVVNLLRILAAESGRNIVAGDDVKGRVSISLKNVTWEQALDTILEVRGLAKVERDGVIRIVSLDQLTKEKEAQARVEAAKRNAEIETRTKLAEAQLKETELASKKLAADAAAAEAQARGPLREEVIRLSYADPEDVARTLQGILGIPPEGVVLPTQPLVQGVPQNPTVVPSGSGAPLNPELGRLPQINSPFPPPVAPVVQSVSQDVLAKGITVRANKATNSIFIRHYEADLERIKKLIREQLDVPLPQVKIEARMEILDRTSLEAIGVQWGGAAAGNTRNTTLIGQGFQATDIGRTGTAPSSVTPVNPNLSLANLLPISPLGTGLSTGGNLVNLPFSLLPNASTNTPAGGIAFGIVGTNFNVNLALQALAQLGKTRTLAHPEIVTVENNKAAFTLGEEIPYATVSSAGTQVQFKEAVLRLEVTPTVIRESVDGKEIRKVKLSVIVENNSRGDVISPAPGVSVPIINRRKAETQVLVREGSRLVIGGVTQNVQQKTVRKVPVMGDVPILGWLFKQREDFETGRELVVFLTPSILRTDGAQAAR, encoded by the coding sequence ATGAAGGGGGGAACCGATCTGATGAGAAGCGCGCGGATTGCAGGGCTTGCGATAGCGGTCTCGCTGGCGGTCGCCGGGGTCGGTTCGTCCCAGACGACTGAGGTTCAGCTCAAGGACGTCAGCATCGAGCGGGCGTTCGACGGGGCCGCCGTCACCGTGAAGACCACCGGACCGGCCCAGTATGAAGCCAAGCTCATCGATTCGCCTACCCGCCTCGTGATCGATCTGACGGGCGCCGTCTACGGCTCCCCAAAGGTTCGCTGGACGTCTGGCGTGGAGCCCGTGAAGGAAGTCCGGGGCAGCCAGTGGCGGAAGGGCATCGCCCGGATCGTGGTCGAGATGACCAAGGCCGATGTCGGATACCGCATCGACGAGACGCCGGATGGGCTCGTGGTCGCGGTCGAAAGCTCGAACGCCCGCTCCTCCGAGGCCAAGCCGGAGGCCGTCAGCAAGCCCGGTAGCGCGAAGGTGTCGACCGGGGTAACGGATGCGCCGAAGTCGGCGGTCAGGCCGGCTGCGATGGCGAAGGGCGTCGAGGCAAAGCCGCTCGACAAGCCGGTCATCGTCCCCGCCAGTGTCGATGTGGCCACCGAGGGTCCCAAGCCCGCGGTGAATCCGGTCGTCGTCGCGGCTACGACTCCGACCGAAAAGCCGATGCCGGTCGCGGCGGCCGCTAGCAAGGAGCCGACGGCCCCGGCTCCGGGCATCGCGGCGGCCACGCCGACCACCAACCCGGCGCCCGCGGTCACGTTGCAGCCTCCCGCCCCGGTCCGGCAGATGGTGGCGCAGGCGGCGACTCCGACCCCTCCGCCGCCACCCGCTTCGGCCCCCGCAACCGGCGAGAAGTTGATCTCCATGGACTTCAAGGACGCCGACGTGGTCAATCTGCTGCGGATCCTGGCTGCGGAAAGCGGCCGGAACATCGTAGCGGGTGACGACGTCAAGGGACGCGTCTCGATCTCGCTCAAGAACGTGACCTGGGAACAGGCGCTCGACACCATCCTGGAAGTCCGCGGCCTCGCCAAGGTCGAGCGCGATGGCGTCATCCGCATCGTTTCGCTGGATCAGCTGACGAAGGAGAAGGAAGCTCAGGCCCGCGTCGAAGCGGCCAAGCGGAACGCGGAAATCGAGACGCGCACGAAGCTGGCCGAGGCGCAGCTGAAGGAGACGGAGCTCGCGAGCAAGAAGCTGGCGGCGGACGCGGCTGCCGCCGAAGCGCAGGCGCGCGGTCCCCTCCGCGAAGAGGTGATCCGGCTCTCCTACGCGGATCCCGAGGACGTGGCGCGGACGCTCCAGGGCATCCTTGGCATTCCCCCGGAGGGCGTGGTCCTGCCGACCCAGCCGCTGGTACAGGGTGTCCCTCAGAACCCGACCGTCGTCCCGTCGGGCAGCGGCGCACCGCTGAATCCCGAGCTCGGACGGCTGCCCCAGATAAACTCGCCGTTCCCGCCGCCGGTGGCGCCAGTCGTGCAGTCGGTGAGCCAGGACGTGCTGGCCAAGGGCATCACGGTACGCGCCAACAAGGCGACGAACAGCATCTTCATCCGTCACTACGAGGCCGACCTCGAGCGGATCAAGAAGCTCATCCGTGAGCAGCTGGATGTGCCCCTGCCGCAGGTCAAGATTGAAGCGCGCATGGAGATTCTCGACCGCACGTCCCTGGAGGCCATCGGCGTCCAGTGGGGCGGCGCTGCGGCTGGCAATACCCGCAATACGACACTCATCGGCCAGGGTTTCCAGGCGACCGACATTGGCCGGACCGGCACCGCGCCGAGCTCCGTCACGCCGGTGAACCCGAACCTGTCCCTTGCGAACCTTCTCCCGATCTCTCCGTTGGGGACGGGTCTGTCCACCGGCGGCAATCTCGTGAACCTGCCGTTCTCCCTGCTGCCGAACGCCTCGACCAACACGCCGGCTGGAGGCATCGCCTTCGGCATCGTCGGCACCAACTTCAACGTCAACCTGGCGCTGCAGGCCCTGGCGCAGCTGGGCAAGACGCGCACCCTCGCCCACCCCGAGATCGTGACGGTCGAGAACAACAAGGCGGCCTTCACCCTCGGTGAGGAAATCCCGTATGCGACGGTCAGCTCCGCCGGTACTCAGGTGCAGTTCAAGGAGGCGGTGCTGCGGCTCGAGGTGACTCCGACCGTCATCCGGGAGAGTGTTGACGGCAAGGAAATCCGGAAGGTAAAGTTGAGCGTGATCGTGGAGAACAACTCGCGCGGCGACGTCATCAGCCCGGCCCCGGGCGTGAGCGTGCCGATCATCAACCGTCGCAAGGCCGAGACCCAGGTCCTCGTCCGGGAAGGCTCGCGCCTCGTGATCGGCGGCGTCACCCAGAACGTCCAGCAGAAGACCGTCCGCAAGGTGCCCGTCATGGGCGACGTGCCGATCCTCGGCTGGCTCTTCAAGCAGCGCGAGGATTTCGAGACCGGTCGCGAGCTCGTGGTCTTCCTGACGCCCTCCATCCTCCGCACGGACGGCGCGCAGGCCGCAAGGTAG
- the aroC gene encoding chorismate synthase produces the protein MSGRFRFLTAGESHGEALTAVIDGVPAGLALAESDINADLARRQRGYGRGGRMKIEQDQAHISAGVRWGFTLGSPITLTVRNRDWENWQDTMSVGSPPAGAAPKIVSRPRPGHADLAGAMKYGHHDIRNVLERSSARETTARVAVAGVAKRLLGEFGITILSHVTEIGGVRIGPLEVPWHEVTRRSEASEVRCADPDAETAMIEAIDRAKSAGDTLGGVFEVVALGCPVGLGSYVQWDRKLDGLLARAFCSIHAIKGAEVGLGFEAARRPGSQVHDEILFDKEAGFHRGSNSAGGLEGGVTNGQPVVVRAAMKPISTLRKPLRSVDLDTREAVEAVVERSDVCAVPAAGVVGEAMMAIVLVDAFLEKFGGDSVDEIRRNHQSYLEYLKGW, from the coding sequence GTGTCCGGGCGGTTCCGCTTCCTCACCGCCGGTGAGTCCCATGGTGAGGCGCTGACCGCCGTCATCGATGGGGTTCCGGCGGGGCTCGCCCTCGCCGAGTCAGATATCAACGCCGACCTCGCCCGTCGTCAGCGCGGCTACGGGCGAGGCGGCCGGATGAAGATCGAGCAGGACCAGGCCCACATCTCAGCTGGCGTCCGGTGGGGATTCACCCTCGGTAGCCCCATCACCCTGACGGTTCGCAATCGCGATTGGGAGAACTGGCAGGACACCATGTCGGTGGGCAGTCCTCCCGCCGGCGCAGCCCCGAAGATCGTCAGCCGGCCCAGGCCTGGCCACGCGGATCTCGCCGGGGCCATGAAGTACGGTCACCACGACATCCGCAACGTCCTGGAGCGCTCGAGCGCCCGGGAGACGACCGCCCGGGTGGCGGTGGCCGGCGTGGCCAAACGTCTGCTGGGTGAGTTCGGCATCACGATCCTGAGCCACGTGACCGAGATCGGGGGCGTCCGGATCGGACCGCTCGAGGTCCCGTGGCACGAGGTGACCCGCCGCTCCGAGGCGAGCGAGGTCCGCTGTGCGGATCCCGATGCCGAGACGGCGATGATCGAGGCCATCGATCGCGCCAAGTCCGCCGGCGACACGCTGGGAGGAGTCTTCGAGGTGGTCGCGCTCGGCTGCCCGGTCGGCCTCGGATCCTACGTGCAGTGGGACCGGAAGCTCGACGGGCTTCTCGCGCGCGCATTCTGCTCGATCCATGCGATCAAGGGTGCCGAGGTCGGGCTGGGCTTCGAGGCCGCGCGCCGCCCGGGATCGCAGGTCCACGACGAGATCCTGTTCGACAAGGAAGCCGGGTTCCATCGTGGCTCCAACAGCGCGGGCGGGCTCGAAGGCGGCGTCACCAACGGCCAGCCGGTGGTGGTCCGCGCCGCCATGAAGCCGATCTCGACCCTCCGGAAGCCGCTCCGGTCCGTCGATCTCGACACCCGGGAAGCGGTGGAAGCGGTGGTCGAGCGCAGCGACGTCTGTGCGGTACCCGCCGCGGGCGTGGTCGGGGAAGCGATGATGGCCATCGTGCTCGTGGACGCCTTCCTCGAGAAGTTCGGCGGTGACAGCGTCGACGAGATCCGTCGCAACCATCAGTCGTACCTGGAGTACCTCAAAGGCTGGTAG
- the aroB gene encoding 3-dehydroquinate synthase yields the protein MIEIPVNLGARSYPILVGAGALASVGTELARRKVGRKVVLISDAAITALHGKPVIQGLRDAGFETVPVSVPDGEDAKRIEIASDLWDRLLDAGCDRTSTVVALGGGAVGDLAGFVAATYMRGMNFVQVPTTLLAQVDASIGGKTAIDHPRGKNLIGAFHQPRIVVVDPVTLTTLPDREFRSGLAEVIKHGIVLDAGYFRDLEADIPSLLARDLATLERVVAGSCRLKAQVVERDEREAELRWVLNYGHTIGHALEAATGFRRWAHGEAVSLGIAAESRLAERLGIATAQTAERQLQLLSAVGLPVRGHEVEPSTVMEALTRDKKSRDGQVSFVFAPEIGSFRIVPDVPRAAVLEVLADLR from the coding sequence ATGATCGAGATCCCGGTCAACCTCGGTGCACGCTCGTACCCTATCCTGGTCGGCGCCGGCGCGCTCGCGAGCGTAGGCACCGAGCTGGCCCGGCGAAAGGTCGGCCGCAAGGTCGTCTTGATCAGCGACGCCGCCATCACCGCCCTGCACGGCAAGCCGGTCATCCAGGGCCTGCGTGATGCCGGCTTCGAGACCGTGCCGGTATCGGTCCCCGACGGGGAGGACGCCAAGCGGATCGAGATCGCCAGTGACCTCTGGGACCGTCTGCTGGATGCCGGCTGTGACCGCACCTCGACGGTGGTGGCGCTCGGCGGCGGCGCGGTCGGCGATCTCGCCGGCTTCGTGGCCGCCACCTACATGCGGGGGATGAATTTCGTCCAGGTGCCGACCACGCTCCTGGCCCAGGTGGACGCGTCCATCGGAGGGAAGACCGCGATCGACCATCCACGCGGCAAGAATCTGATCGGCGCGTTTCATCAGCCGCGCATCGTGGTGGTGGACCCGGTCACGCTCACCACGCTGCCCGATCGTGAGTTCCGATCGGGACTGGCTGAGGTGATCAAGCACGGCATCGTGCTCGACGCGGGGTATTTCCGTGATCTCGAGGCCGACATCCCATCCCTCCTCGCGCGCGACCTGGCCACCCTGGAGCGCGTGGTGGCCGGATCGTGCCGCCTCAAGGCCCAGGTCGTGGAGCGTGACGAGCGCGAGGCGGAGCTGCGCTGGGTCCTCAACTACGGCCACACCATCGGTCACGCGCTCGAGGCCGCGACCGGCTTCCGTCGCTGGGCCCACGGGGAAGCGGTCTCGCTCGGGATCGCCGCCGAATCGCGGCTCGCCGAGCGGCTCGGGATCGCGACCGCCCAGACGGCCGAGCGCCAGCTCCAGCTGCTCAGCGCGGTCGGCCTCCCGGTCAGAGGTCACGAGGTGGAGCCCAGCACCGTGATGGAGGCGCTCACGCGAGACAAGAAGAGCCGGGACGGTCAGGTCTCCTTCGTCTTCGCCCCGGAGATCGGCTCGTTCCGGATCGTTCCCGACGTGCCACGCGCCGCCGTCCTCGAAGTGCTCGCGGACCTCCGGTAG
- a CDS encoding PilN domain-containing protein: MIKVNLAPPTTKRPRRAAAADGPELNLGLLFGGILAAVVLIIGGWWLTMSLESRRLTAEIENNRRELERLKPIIAAGQRYRRERDELERRLNAIETVARNQARPVYLLDTMADTLPPDLWLTRLEERGPSLRIAGSTYSSVALSDFMANLKASGRFKDVDLLDAKQDLSKSPRTITFEVSCRFEI, encoded by the coding sequence ATGATAAAGGTCAACCTCGCTCCCCCGACCACCAAGCGACCCCGTCGAGCGGCGGCGGCTGACGGCCCCGAGCTCAATCTCGGTCTGCTGTTCGGTGGGATCCTGGCCGCGGTGGTGCTGATCATCGGCGGCTGGTGGCTCACGATGTCGCTGGAGAGTCGTCGCCTCACCGCCGAGATCGAGAACAACCGGCGCGAGCTCGAGCGGCTGAAGCCGATCATCGCAGCCGGCCAGCGCTACCGCCGCGAGCGGGACGAGCTGGAGCGCCGGCTGAACGCGATCGAGACCGTCGCCCGGAACCAGGCGCGGCCGGTCTACCTGCTGGACACGATGGCCGACACGCTGCCTCCTGACCTGTGGCTGACCCGGCTCGAGGAGCGGGGTCCGAGCCTCCGCATCGCAGGCAGCACGTATTCCTCGGTCGCGCTGTCCGACTTCATGGCCAATCTCAAGGCGTCGGGCCGGTTCAAGGACGTCGATCTGCTCGATGCCAAGCAGGACCTGAGTAAATCGCCTCGCACGATCACCTTCGAGGTGTCGTGCCGGTTCGAGATCTAG
- the efp gene encoding elongation factor P: MQVSTAEFKKGLKIQLDGEPYSIVDFQHVKPGKGGAFVRTKLKHMKLGRVIDNTFRAGEKVELVDFDEKRMQYLYRDDRYHFMDLDTYDQISLSAEEVGDARDFLKENIEVEILFINDSPVTVELPNFIELQITKTDPGIRGDTASGGSKPATLETGAVVQVPLFLNPGDVVKVDTRSGEYLGRVAAAG, encoded by the coding sequence ATGCAGGTGTCCACGGCGGAGTTCAAGAAGGGCCTGAAGATCCAGCTCGACGGTGAGCCGTACAGCATCGTCGATTTCCAGCACGTCAAGCCCGGCAAGGGCGGCGCGTTCGTGCGGACCAAGCTCAAGCACATGAAGCTCGGGCGGGTCATCGACAACACGTTCCGCGCCGGCGAGAAGGTCGAGCTCGTCGACTTCGACGAGAAGCGGATGCAGTACCTCTACCGGGACGATCGCTACCACTTCATGGATCTCGACACGTACGATCAGATCTCCCTCTCGGCCGAGGAGGTCGGGGACGCGCGCGACTTCCTCAAGGAGAACATCGAAGTGGAGATCCTCTTCATCAACGACAGCCCGGTCACGGTGGAGCTGCCCAATTTCATCGAGCTGCAGATCACCAAGACCGATCCGGGCATCCGTGGGGATACCGCCTCCGGCGGCTCCAAGCCGGCCACCCTCGAGACGGGAGCGGTCGTGCAGGTGCCCCTGTTCCTGAACCCGGGGGACGTGGTGAAGGTCGACACCCGCAGCGGCGAGTATCTCGGCCGCGTGGCGGCGGCGGGTTAG
- the pilO gene encoding type 4a pilus biogenesis protein PilO, with the protein MALLDPITNAPRNQKVVLGVFACVIVAALGYFLLLSPKQTERDALRAQSEQVRAELMQAQALEASVRGFKAQAEALRKRLEAASERLPTEKEMPALYRQISDLAFQSGLSMAVFTPRAPEEKEIFFDVPITVNAEGSYHQFGNFLARMGKMPRIVNLADWRLLGIDRPTGTIRAEVTLMTYIFRPEGAPPPKAQPGAPGRPAGATR; encoded by the coding sequence ATGGCGCTTCTCGATCCGATCACCAACGCCCCGCGGAACCAGAAAGTCGTGCTGGGCGTGTTCGCCTGCGTCATCGTGGCGGCGCTCGGCTACTTCCTCCTGCTGTCCCCCAAGCAGACCGAGCGCGACGCCCTGCGTGCCCAGAGCGAGCAGGTCCGTGCCGAGCTGATGCAGGCCCAGGCTCTCGAGGCCAGTGTGCGGGGGTTCAAGGCGCAGGCGGAGGCTCTCCGCAAGCGTCTCGAGGCGGCGTCGGAACGGCTGCCGACCGAGAAGGAGATGCCCGCGCTGTACCGGCAGATCTCGGATCTGGCGTTTCAGTCCGGCCTGTCGATGGCGGTGTTCACTCCGCGGGCGCCCGAGGAGAAGGAGATCTTCTTCGACGTCCCGATCACCGTGAATGCCGAGGGGTCGTACCACCAGTTCGGGAACTTCCTGGCCCGGATGGGGAAGATGCCCCGGATCGTGAACCTCGCCGACTGGCGTCTGCTGGGGATCGACCGGCCGACGGGCACGATCCGCGCCGAGGTGACGCTGATGACGTACATCTTCCGGCCGGAAGGCGCTCCGCCGCCCAAGGCTCAGCCCGGAGCCCCGGGCCGGCCCGCGGGAGCGACTCGATGA